The Sphingobacteriales bacterium nucleotide sequence TTATAAATTAATAATGGACTCTTTAAATATTGCTTTAAAAAAGCTAAAGTAGATACTATTAAGGTAGAGATTTATTTGGAAATGGGCTACCAAACTGCAATGAATGGCAATAATGATAAAAGTCTATTATTTGTAGATACTGCAGAAAATATTGCTAAAAAAGCAAAATGGAATATAGGCATAATTAATGCTTATAGATATAAAGCAAATATGTATATGGCAAAAGGCGATAATGTAAATGCATTGAAGTTTTTTAAACTGTCATTAAAAGAAAGTGAAAGGAATAAAGATACACTTGGTAAAATCTTAGCCAATTATAATATTGGTAATATTTATCAACGTGAAAATAACCTAAATAAGGCATCGGAATATTATTTTAATGGAATAAATATAGCTCAAAAAGTTAATGATACTGATCAGACTGCGTTGGGATATTACTATGTAGCTATCATTTTTTTTATGCAATTTGCTTTGAATAAATCTAAAGAATATGCATATAAATCATTAGCATTTTTAAATAAAAAAAAAGATGCTGATTATGTATATTGGAAGGCACAAGTTTATGAAATAAAAGGTGCTGTGTATTCTAAAGAGAAAAAAAATGATTCAGCAATTTATTGTTTTACTAAATCTCTTGAAAAAAATAAAGCTGTAAATAGTTTAGAAGGCATTGGCAAATTGAATGTACAACTTACATCAGCTTATGAAAACAATCCAAAAATACAACTACAATACATAGAAGAAGCAACCAAAATTTTTGAAGCATATGGTGATAATCTTTATAAAATATATAATGATGGTAATCGTGGCTTGGTTTATAAAAATCTATACTTTCATCCAGAATTAATTAAAACATTGCCAGATAGCCTACAACTGTCAAAATCAGAATTTGGTTCAAAAGCAGATTATTATTTAAACTATGCTATCAATAAATCGAGAGAACTAAAATACTCAGACCTTGAAATACAATTTCTAAAACCTTACGCGAAATTGTTGGCAGACCAAAAAAAGTATGCAAAAGCTATTGAATATTATGAAGCATTTATTACACTGAATGATTCTGTTTATTCGCAAGATCTGAAAAACCAAATTGCTGGTTTATAAAGTAAAAGAGAAATAGAAACACGCGACAAACAATTACAAATTAATCAACTACAATTAGACAAAAATAGAAGTGAACGCATTATCCTTTTTTGTGGACTTGCTGCCTTATTAATTATTGGAACTCTATTGTATTATCAAAATAGAACCAGAAAAAAAACAAACGATACTTTGCGAAAGTTGAATGCCGAATTAGATAAAGCTAACCAACTAAAAGCAAGATTCTTTGGTATTCTCAGTCACGATTTGCGAAGTCCGATTGCTAGCTTAGTCAATTATTTGCAACTACAAGAAAGTAGTACAGAAAATTTGCCTGCTGAAATTAGAAATGAATGTAATCTACAAATAAAAAACTCTGCCAACGATTTGCTCAACAATATGGAATCATTGCTCACGTGGAGTAAATCGCAGATGCAAAATTTCAATCCAAAGAAAAAGCAAGTTTCAGTAGATGATTTATATGCATACATTCAAAAGTTTTATTCAGAAAGCAATATAAATCATATAAAAATACATTATCAAAATGTAGAAAACATTACAATAAATACAGACGAAAATTATCTGCAAACTATTATGTACAATCTTACAGCCAATGCAGTAAAAGCATTAAAGAATATAGAAAATGCGGAAATTATTTGGAATGCAAAAATAGAGCACAACCAAATTGTATTGTCAATAACAGACAATGGTAGTGGAATAAAGAGCGAACAAGTAGAAAATTTATATACAGAAAAAACAACAGCCAACACCAAAACAGGATTTGGTTTACACATTATACGTGATTTAGCCAATGCCATACAATGTAAAATTGTTCATGAAAACAATATACCTAATGGAACTATTTTTAAATTGTATTTGTAAAATATTTTATTTCTGAATGACTAAAGTATTCAGCCATTTTATCCATTGTTTTTGTATGGTTAATAGCTCTTTTTCTTTTAAACCTGGTTTTATAATTCCAAATTCATTTTTAGATAATCTTTTTAGAATCCAACTTGCTCTACCAGCCACAGTATAAATATCATCATCAATTTGATAATTGAGCGGATTGTGTGTCATTTGTCCAGTTTTTAGTCTTGCCCAAATAGTCACATCAGAAGCGTTAGTTAAGCCAATATAAGTTGTGTCTGTTAGTTTCAATATCAATTCAGGAATATACTTTGCATATCTTGCACTGTCCATTGCTATCCAAAATGGTATTCTAAAAATATATTCATAGTCTTTATTTTTATAAAGAAATTGGTCTATTTGCTCTGGCTTATAATTTCTGATGTCACGCATGGTAGAATCTAAACGCATACCATATGCCACTTGAAATTCTTTATTTACTAAATTAATTTGTTTTTTAAAAGGTAATGGCAACAAATTTTTAGGCAAAAAAGGCTTGGAACTTGGTTGTGCATTAGCATAACTTATAGAAATACATACAATAAAAAATAATATAATACTACTCTTTATTTTTAGGCTTTCTAAAGTTTGGCTTATTCTTTTGATTTTTGTTATGTCTGCGTTTTTTGTCATTTCGTTCTAAACTTGATAAAGAAATTTGTCCTACTAATTCTACAAAATTATCTTCTGTTTCTTTTACTGGAACACTTTCAGATAATTCGTTTAAGTCTGCTGGTTTCTTTCCTTCTTGGTTTAATGCAATTACTTTTTTTACATTCTCAAATGTTAGCATATAAAACTTACTTTGTTCTTTTACTTCGTAATGCATTATGCCTTTTAATACGTCAGTTTTTACCAATCTTGCTGTTCCAGTTTCAGTTTCTAAGAAGTCAGATTTTTTAGGCACATCTCTCAATGCATCTAAATAAGTATCTAATTCATAGTTTAAACAACATTTTAATCTACCACACTGACCAGAAAGCTTAGTTTGGTTGATGGATAAATTCTGATATCTTGCTGCTGTTGTATTCACTGACTTAAAACTTGTAAGCCAAGTAGAACAACACAATTCTCTACCACACGAACCAATACCACCAACAATGCCAGCTTCTTGCCTTGCACCAATCTGACGCATTTCTATCTTTATTTTAAATTCAGATGCTAATACTTTAATTAGTTCTCTGAAATCTACTCTGCCATCAGCAAAGTAATAAAAAGTAGCTTTTTTGCCATCAGCTTGGTATTCTACAGCACCTAGCTTCATATCTAATCCCAAATCACGTGCCAAAATACGTGCCTTTAGCATAGTTTCTTTCTCCAAATCTCTTACCTTGTCTAGTAATTGGAGTTCATGCTCTTTTGCCAAACGTATAATGTTTTTAAACTCGTAAGTTTTCTCATTGATTTTTTTCTTACGCATTTGTAGTTTTACCAATTCGCCTTTTAAGCTAATTGTGCCTATGTCGTAACCTTGTGTAGCTTCTACCAAAACTTGGTCGCCAATAAACAAGTCTAAATTCTTTTCTAATTTATAAAAGCCTTTGCGTGAGCCATTTTTGAAATTGATTTCAAAAATATTGTATGTTGTAAAATTATCTAAAGATATATCTGCTAACCAATCATATACTTCTAATCTAGAACAACCACCACTCGCACAATGCCCATTGCTTTTACAGCCTTTTGGTGTAGCAGCACTGCATCCTGAACATCCCATAATTGTTTTTTTATCAAAAATAAAGAAATTTTATCGAAATGTATAAAGTTTGTATCCATTTAACTAATTTTACTTTTTTAATGATATAAATTAATAGTGATGGAACAAAACACAAATACGAATAACACACAGCCAAGTACTTATGAAAAAGGAAAGAAGACAGTAAAAGGTTTCTTTTTGAAATTATTCTTAGTCTTGATTTTAATTGGAATTTTGGGTTTACTTGGGTTTATTGGTTATAGTAGTTTTACCTATAGTGATGGCAATAGAGCAGGTATTTTAATTAAGTTTTCTAAAAAAGGATATGTTTTTAAAACCTATGAAGGTGAAATGAATTTAGGTGGCATTAATCCTATGCCTGGAAATACAATTGCAAACAATTATTGGCAATTTTCAGTTGTTAATGATGATGTGGCATTAGCATTGGATACCTTGCAAGGAAAAAAGTTGCGTTTGCATTATAAAGAAAAGAAAGGTCATTTGTTTTGGCGTGGCGAAACCAATTATTTGGTAGATGAGGTGGTTGTAATTCCATAGTTGTGTTGTGTAAAAAAACATAGCCTTGCATGAAATGCAAGGCTATTGCTAACTAAAACTACTTGTGTATAATTCTGCGAAGCAGAATATATTTTATAAACCTGTGGTTATGCTATTTAATTGGTATTTGCCATTTGAA carries:
- a CDS encoding tetratricopeptide repeat protein, giving the protein MGYQTAMNGNNDKSLLFVDTAENIAKKAKWNIGIINAYRYKANMYMAKGDNVNALKFFKLSLKESERNKDTLGKILANYNIGNIYQRENNLNKASEYYFNGINIAQKVNDTDQTALGYYYVAIIFFMQFALNKSKEYAYKSLAFLNKKKDADYVYWKAQVYEIKGAVYSKEKKNDSAIYCFTKSLEKNKAVNSLEGIGKLNVQLTSAYENNPKIQLQYIEEATKIFEAYGDNLYKIYNDGNRGLVYKNLYFHPELIKTLPDSLQLSKSEFGSKADYYLNYAINKSRELKYSDLEIQFLKPYAKLLADQKKYAKAIEYYEAFITLNDSVYSQDLKNQIAGL
- a CDS encoding HAMP domain-containing histidine kinase; translated protein: MNAELDKANQLKARFFGILSHDLRSPIASLVNYLQLQESSTENLPAEIRNECNLQIKNSANDLLNNMESLLTWSKSQMQNFNPKKKQVSVDDLYAYIQKFYSESNINHIKIHYQNVENITINTDENYLQTIMYNLTANAVKALKNIENAEIIWNAKIEHNQIVLSITDNGSGIKSEQVENLYTEKTTANTKTGFGLHIIRDLANAIQCKIVHENNIPNGTIFKLYL